The genomic region CTTACTTCCCTTTTCTCTGAATAAAGAAAAATTGCAAAAAAGAAGATAAAAAAGATTGATAAGTTTTTCTTAAACCCCATATAATCCATTAAACCCTCTTTTATTTTATATTATTGATAAATAAAAAACTATATCTTATTATAAGATTGTGACAGAAAGAAAATTCGAAGATTTAGTAGAAGAAGCAATATCAGAACTTCCATTTGAAATTTTGGATAAGATGGATAATGTTTCAATAATAGTAGAAGATTTCCCATCGAAAGAAGATATGAAAAAAACCGGAATAAAATCTCCCTATCATTTATTCGGTCTTTATGTGGGGGTTCCATTAACAAAAAGAACAAGCACTTATGGGGCAGTCCCTCCTGACGTGATAATAATATACAAAAAACCCCTTGAGAGAGCTTTTCGGAATGAAAACGAAATTAAAAGACAGGTAAAAATAACAGTAGCTCATGAAATTGCCCATCATTTTGGGATAAGTGAAAAAAGATTAAGAGAACTCGGGTATTAAAACTAATACAAACGCATTTAATTCTGATGCATTCCTGTCCCGTCACCCTTCCTGCTCACTCTAAAACCTCTCTTTTATTGGTATTGATTTTGGAAAAAAATTTTTGTATTTTCTAAAGATAAAAATGAATATAAGAATTTTTTCAATAACTTTTTCATCAATTTTCCTTTTATACACTATCGGACATGTATTCATGTCAAAAATTTTTAAAAGAGGAAAAAAAGCTATAATAACTTTAAGTCTAATCTTTTTTATAACTGGAGTCTCTCTTCTTCTTTTAGCTTTTTTTAACAATCAAGTTTTTTATTCCTCCCTTTTGAGCCTCTATTCAGCTTTTTTCTTCTGGGCAGTAATAGGTGAATCTCTGGCAAAGTTAGAGATTATAGAGATAACCGATAAAAAATACTTTGGCTATCTTCTGCTTTTCATAGTGTTCTGCATATTTCTTATAAATAATAAATTTAACGTTATCATCACAATTCCTTTCATTCATTTTACATCAATATGGTTCCTTCACTTTGTCATTGGCAATGAATTTAGATACAAGGGTAAAAAAAGTTTATGGGTTAAGATAACGTTTTTAATTTCATTTTTTCTTCTTCTAACTTTTCTCTTTCTTTCCTTCAGTGCAAAAGAATTGTTTCCATTGGTTCTGTTTTCCTTATTCTCTGTTCAACTCCTCTGGATGAACCTTGAAATTTTATGGGCTTTAGAACTATTAAAAAAGTGGTATTAAAAGTTCCTTACTAATACAAACACAATATATAATTTGTAGGGCAACCCTTTAGAGCCTGCCCCGAACTTGATTCGGGGGTTGCTTGATGCAAGGCTAAAGCCTTGCCCTACATGTAAAAATATTTTGTGCGTTTGTATTAATTTTAATATTTACACATTTTTTTGATTATTTATTTAATTATGAATAAATTAAAAATCTAATTATGTAAGTTATTAATTTATAATAATTTATAAAGCTTTATTTATCAATCATTTATAAAGGCACAAGTTTCTGTGCACATGGTAAAAAAATCAAGACAGATTTAGAATGTAAAATTTTTTCAACAAGTTTTTCCACAGGTATTTCCACAGATTTTGTGAAAAACTTTTTTGAATTAATTCAATGTAAATAATTATTTTCCAAGCCAGTATTTGTTCATCGAGGGAATTTTTGTCCACCTCTCTCCATCCCAGTACTCAAGATTGTATTTATAATTTTCCAATTCATCAGTAAAATCCTCAATGATTTCATAAGACTTCAGCTCAATCATTTTACTCATAAAATGGTCACTGAACTGGATTTTTTTTAATCTAAAATTGAAATCAAAATAATAATGTAAACAACAGTTAATGCCCTCTCCTGTGTATTCATCCACAACAACTTCAATTTCTTTATTTTCCCTTATTAAAGAGATAGATTCAACCTTATTTCTGACCCTGAAGCTCTTATTAAGTGAACTCCTTGGAAATAAAAGATAATATTTTTCTTTTCCTCTGTCCATTCCGAGAAATTTATACCTGGATGCCTGGTCTTGGGGAGAAGCTCCTTTTATCTTTCTAACATCCAGAACAACAAGAACTGCCCTTTTGTAACCGTTATTCTGACCTCCTAAGATAATCTCTTTTTCTCCATCTCCATCTAAATCCTCAACCAAAAAAGTTTTCTCACTTCCCACATGTCCTGAGTTCCAGTATTCTCCGATCAGTTTCCCATCGATGTTCAGGAAAGATATCTGGCAGGGATACCAAGGAGATTGGGTAGATACTAAAATTATGTTTTTTTCTCCATTTTTTCTTTCAATAACTTTAATTGAGTTTATCATATAATGAAATGAGAATTCTTCATTTTGTGTTCTCAAACCTTTTCTCCCTGGAAAATACCTCCACAGCTCCTTTCCTGAATTATTAAGACATACAATGAAAGATGTTATATGTTCCTGAGTTTTAGTAAACAGGGGAAAGAGAAGCTCTTTTTTCCTGTCACCATTTAAGTCTATAAATAATGGCAAATGTTTCTCAGCACCGGAATACCTGCCTTCTTCCAGATCAACTTCAAACTCCTTCTTCCAGAGTGTTTGATTATAAATGTTTAGAACTTTTAAATTATTTCCTTTAACTTCTATTTCTTTTGGCTTCCTATTTTTCCAGAAATGGTATTGAGGGTTATTGCTTAAAAATATCCATGTTAATAATATAAACGATAGAAAAATTAATATCGCTCCAAATCTTAGCCCTATAGATGATTTTGATAAAAAATATTTAATCCATTTACTACTTTTTATCTTAATAATCTTTTTATTTCTTAAAATGTCAAAAAGATTTTTCACAAAGATCAGTTCCAGTTTTCTCATCGGATACCGGGATTGGAGAGAAAACAAATAAGAGAGTGCCTGAAAATTATTTTCAAAAGGAAGAACTATGCATCTTAAATTTGAAAAAAAAGCTCCTTCAATCTTAAGTTTAAGCGTTCCTTCAGGAAATCTTTCAAAATTTCCTTCCTGATCAAGTTCTCCAGATACAGCTGAATTAAATTTGAATCTGTAATAATTTTTCTCGTTGTTTAATATTAAAAAATTGTTCAGGGCTAAAAGAGCTGCACCTGCTGAAAGGCTCTTTCCTGTATACATAAAACTTTTATTTAAAAAGGAATAGGAGATAGATAATGGAGTTGGGTTTTTCTTTTTTATCTTTTTATAAATTTTTTCTCCCACTACAACAGAATCTGAAACAATAAGTTCCAGCTCATTTTTTAAAGAAGGAGAGACATTATAGAATCTGACCACATTCTGCCCTCCTTCAGAAAAGATTAATTTTCCGTAAGAATTTAATTTTTCAGAGCGAGGGTAAGATGAGATTTCAGGCAGGTTTAATTTTTCGATTAAGAGACAATTTATCTGATTTTCACTTTCTCCTTCTTCGATCTCCCTCCATTCCTCATAAATTTCATCTATTTCTGACTCAAATTGTTTTGTTATTAAAGAAAAAGATTCTCTGAAGTTCAAAAACATCTCATAATTTGATTCTACACTTTTAGATGAATTATTAATCGCTTTCTTTATGATATTTTCTAATTCTTCAGAAAATAATAATTTCTTTTCAAGATAATCATTAAGTTTCTCTACATATTCTAATGGAGTGATGTTTTCAGAATTCAATATTTCTTTTCTCAATATCAAACATCTAAGTCCTTTCTCCATCTCTCCGAGATAAAAATAAATTTTAGATAAATCAAACAAAACCTTAGTGGCTGAATTTTTAATTTTATTTCTATCATAATCAATGTAAGTATTTAAATTCGCCAATATATTCAGAATTTCTATCAACCTTTCAGGTGAAATATGTTCAAGAGCGGCTCTCTCTGCACAGGAAAAATAAAGAGGAGCATACTGAATTACAAAAGACTTGATTAAATTTCTGTTGAACTCAAATATTTTCTTAAAATACACGATTAGTATTTCCAATCTTAATCTATCATCTGTAATTGAATTAAAATATGAGTAAGTTTGATTTGAAATTTTTTCTAACTCAAACAAAATTGGCTTCTTATTCGCCATTAATTAGAATTTTACCATATTTTTTAAATTTGACTAAGAAATAGTTAAAGGATAAAATTTTTAAGCAGCCGGAGTGGCGAAATTGGCAGACGCACGAGACTCAAAATCTCGGGTCCCCTCAGGCGGACGTGAGGGTTCGACTCCCTCCTCCGGCATTTTCAAATCTATAAGCTGTGAATATAGCAAACGGAATAATTTCTGTTACGCAATCACCCCTCACCACCCCTCTCCCCTCATAGGAGAGAGGAAAAAGGTGAGGGGTCATACTGAGAATGTAATAAAACCTTTTGCGTTTGTATTAGTTGATTATTAAATTGTAAAAAATTATTGTTGTGTCACATAAGAATAAGGATAGGTATTTAAGTGATACAACACTAGGAAAATAGAAAATACTCGAGAAAATAATAAGCGGAAATTTTAGTTTTTTTTAAAGCCCAGGGAAATATTCTTCTACCTCGTAAGGGCTGACCTCTTTTTCAAATCTTCTACCCACAGCCTTCTCATACCTTTCCCATTCAATTTCTTTGTTCTGAATGA from Acidobacteriota bacterium harbors:
- a CDS encoding metallopeptidase family protein, translating into MTERKFEDLVEEAISELPFEILDKMDNVSIIVEDFPSKEDMKKTGIKSPYHLFGLYVGVPLTKRTSTYGAVPPDVIIIYKKPLERAFRNENEIKRQVKITVAHEIAHHFGISEKRLRELGY